The Streptomyces sp. Je 1-332 genome has a window encoding:
- a CDS encoding adenosylcobinamide-GDP ribazoletransferase encodes MSRTSPVDGLRFAFGTLTALPVNVTRWDRGAARSGMLCAPLAGLVVGLCAAALGGALVALGAGPLLAAVATAAVPAALTRGLHLDGLADTADGLGSAKPADQALRIMKQSDIGPFGVITLLFTLLAQVAVLAQLYEASWTRGALAAVVSAAAARLALTLAARTGVPPARPEGLGAAVAGTVSQGAALLVAVLVVAVAAIAAAPFGTYETVQYAAAVVLATGAAELLLRHCVRRFGGITGDVFGALAETAATTALLVLALG; translated from the coding sequence GTGTCCCGAACCTCCCCCGTCGACGGTCTTCGTTTTGCCTTCGGCACTCTTACCGCGCTTCCGGTCAACGTCACCCGGTGGGATCGCGGAGCCGCCCGTTCCGGGATGCTCTGTGCGCCGCTCGCCGGGCTCGTGGTGGGGCTCTGTGCCGCCGCGCTCGGCGGCGCGCTCGTGGCTCTCGGGGCGGGCCCGCTGCTGGCAGCAGTAGCCACCGCCGCCGTACCGGCGGCCCTCACCCGCGGCCTCCACCTCGACGGCCTCGCCGACACCGCCGACGGGCTCGGCAGCGCCAAACCCGCCGACCAGGCGCTGCGCATCATGAAGCAGTCCGACATCGGCCCCTTCGGCGTCATCACGCTGCTCTTCACCCTGCTCGCCCAAGTGGCCGTACTCGCCCAGCTGTACGAGGCCTCCTGGACCCGGGGCGCACTCGCCGCGGTCGTCTCGGCGGCCGCGGCCCGCCTCGCCCTCACCCTGGCCGCCCGCACGGGCGTCCCGCCGGCCCGCCCCGAAGGGCTCGGCGCGGCGGTGGCAGGAACGGTTTCCCAGGGCGCGGCCCTGCTCGTGGCGGTGCTCGTCGTGGCGGTGGCAGCCATCGCCGCCGCGCCCTTCGGGACGTACGAGACCGTGCAGTACGCGGCCGCCGTCGTGCTCGCGACAGGCGCCGCCGAGCTCCTGCTGCGGCACTGCGTCCGCCGCTTCGGCGGCATCACCGGCGACGTCTTCGGCGCGCTCGCCGAGACCGCGGCCACGACGGCCCTGCTCGTCCTGGCCCTCGGCTGA
- a CDS encoding leucyl aminopeptidase, translating into MTALTLSTAAASGLRADAIVVGVAKGAKGPVVAPGAEAVDKAYDGKLASVLETLGASGAEGEVTKLPAPSGFKAPVVLAVGLGPVPEKDETYGTDALRRAAGTAARALSGSKKAAFALPAEDADDTGAIAEGALLGAYSFDAYKENGSATKGKNGKDAKDAKGPLAEIALLGAKPRDKAYKAAVERAIALSEELNRARDLINTPPNDLNPEAFAAVASAAAKEHGIKVQVLDEKALTKGGFGGILGVGVGSDAPPRLVKLSYTSSKAKKHLAFVGKGITYDSGGISLKPAGHNETMKCDMAGAAAVFAAVVSAARLGLEVNVTGWLALAENMPSGSATRPGDVLRMYSGKTVEVLNTDAEGRLVLADAIAKASEDAPDAIVDVATLTGAMMMALGSRTFGIMANDDAFRAAIHDASEEAGEPSWPMPLPEHLKKGMDSPTADIANMGERTGGGLVAGLFLQEFVGEGITWAHLDIAGPAFNEGGPFGYTPKGGTGTAVRTLVRLAERTAAGDLG; encoded by the coding sequence GTGACTGCTCTGACTCTCAGCACTGCCGCCGCGTCCGGCCTGCGTGCCGACGCGATCGTCGTCGGCGTCGCGAAGGGCGCCAAGGGTCCGGTCGTCGCGCCGGGCGCCGAGGCCGTGGACAAGGCGTACGACGGCAAGCTCGCGTCCGTCCTGGAGACCCTCGGTGCCTCGGGCGCCGAGGGCGAGGTGACCAAGCTGCCCGCGCCCTCCGGCTTCAAGGCCCCGGTCGTCCTCGCGGTCGGCCTCGGCCCGGTGCCGGAGAAGGACGAGACATACGGCACCGACGCCCTGCGCCGCGCCGCCGGTACCGCCGCGCGCGCCCTGTCCGGCTCGAAGAAGGCCGCGTTCGCGCTGCCCGCCGAAGACGCCGATGACACCGGCGCGATCGCCGAGGGCGCGCTGCTCGGCGCGTACTCCTTCGACGCGTACAAGGAAAATGGTTCCGCCACCAAGGGCAAGAACGGCAAGGACGCCAAGGACGCCAAGGGTCCGCTCGCCGAGATCGCCCTGCTGGGCGCCAAGCCCCGCGACAAGGCGTACAAGGCGGCCGTGGAGCGCGCCATCGCCCTGTCCGAGGAGCTCAACCGCGCCCGCGACCTCATCAACACCCCGCCGAACGACCTGAACCCCGAGGCCTTCGCCGCGGTCGCCTCCGCGGCCGCCAAGGAGCACGGCATCAAGGTCCAGGTCCTGGACGAGAAGGCCCTCACCAAGGGCGGCTTCGGCGGCATCCTAGGCGTCGGCGTGGGCTCGGACGCCCCGCCGCGCCTGGTGAAGCTCTCGTACACGTCGTCCAAGGCGAAGAAGCACCTGGCCTTCGTCGGCAAGGGCATCACGTACGACTCGGGCGGCATCTCGCTGAAGCCCGCCGGTCACAACGAGACCATGAAGTGCGACATGGCCGGCGCCGCCGCCGTCTTCGCCGCCGTGGTCTCCGCCGCGCGCCTGGGCCTGGAGGTGAACGTCACCGGCTGGCTGGCGCTCGCCGAGAACATGCCATCCGGCTCCGCGACCCGCCCCGGCGACGTCCTGCGGATGTACAGCGGCAAGACCGTCGAGGTGCTCAACACCGACGCCGAGGGCCGCCTGGTCCTGGCCGACGCGATCGCCAAGGCCTCCGAGGACGCCCCCGACGCCATCGTCGACGTGGCCACGCTGACCGGCGCGATGATGATGGCGCTCGGCAGCCGCACCTTCGGCATCATGGCCAACGACGACGCGTTCCGCGCCGCGATCCACGACGCCTCCGAGGAGGCGGGCGAGCCGTCCTGGCCGATGCCGCTGCCCGAGCACCTGAAGAAGGGCATGGACTCCCCCACCGCCGACATCGCCAACATGGGCGAGCGCACGGGCGGCGGTCTGGTGGCCGGTCTCTTCCTCCAGGAGTTCGTCGGCGAGGGCATCACCTGGGCGCACCTGGACATCGCGGGCCCGGCCTTCAACGAGGGCGGCCCGTTCGGCTACACGCCCAAGGGCGGCACCGGCACCGCGGTCCGCACCCTGGTCCGCCTCGCCGAGCGCACGGCGGCGGGCGACCTCGGCTGA
- the lpdA gene encoding dihydrolipoyl dehydrogenase: protein MANDASTVFDLVILGGGSGGYAAALRASQLGLDVALIEKGKVGGTCLHNGCIPTKALLHAGEIADQAREAGQFGVKATFEGIDMAAVHKYKDDVISGLYKGLQGLIASRKLTYIEGEGKLSSPTSVDVNGQRIQGRHVLLATGSVPKSLPGLEIDGDRIISSDHALKLDRVPKSAIILGGGVIGVEFASAWKSFGAEVTVVEGLKHLVPVEDENSSKLLERAFRKRGIKFNLGTFFEKAEYTQDGVRVTLADGKTFDAEVLLVAIGRGPVSAGLGYEEQGIAMERGFVLVDEYMQTNVPTVSAVGDLAPTLQLAHVGFAEGILVAERLAGLKTVPIDYDGVPKVTYCHPEVASVGITEAKAKEIYGADKVVALKYSLAGNGKSKILKTAGEIKLVQVKDGAVVGVHMVGDRMGEQVGEAQLIYNWEALPAEVAQLIHAHPTQNEAMGEAHLALAGKPLHSHD, encoded by the coding sequence GTGGCGAACGACGCCAGCACCGTTTTCGACCTAGTGATCCTCGGCGGCGGTAGCGGCGGTTACGCCGCGGCACTGCGCGCGTCGCAGCTGGGCCTGGACGTCGCCCTGATCGAGAAGGGCAAGGTCGGCGGTACCTGCCTGCACAACGGCTGCATCCCCACGAAGGCGCTGCTGCACGCCGGCGAGATCGCCGACCAGGCTCGCGAGGCCGGCCAGTTCGGCGTGAAGGCCACCTTCGAGGGCATCGACATGGCGGCCGTCCACAAGTACAAGGACGACGTGATCTCCGGCCTCTACAAGGGCCTGCAGGGACTCATCGCCTCGCGCAAGCTGACGTACATCGAGGGTGAGGGCAAGCTCTCGTCCCCGACCTCGGTGGACGTGAACGGCCAGCGCATCCAGGGCCGCCACGTGCTCCTCGCGACCGGCTCCGTGCCGAAGTCGCTGCCGGGCCTGGAGATCGACGGCGACCGCATCATCTCCTCGGACCACGCGCTCAAGCTGGACCGCGTGCCGAAGTCCGCGATCATCCTGGGCGGCGGCGTCATCGGCGTCGAGTTCGCCTCGGCGTGGAAGTCCTTCGGGGCCGAGGTCACCGTGGTCGAGGGCCTCAAGCACCTCGTGCCGGTCGAGGACGAGAACTCCTCGAAGCTTCTTGAGCGCGCGTTCCGCAAGCGCGGCATCAAGTTCAACCTCGGCACCTTCTTCGAGAAGGCCGAGTACACGCAGGACGGCGTCCGCGTGACCCTCGCCGACGGCAAGACCTTCGACGCCGAGGTGCTTCTGGTCGCCATCGGCCGTGGCCCCGTCTCCGCCGGTCTCGGCTACGAGGAGCAGGGCATCGCGATGGAGCGCGGCTTCGTCCTCGTCGACGAGTACATGCAGACCAACGTCCCGACCGTCTCGGCCGTGGGCGACCTGGCGCCGACGCTCCAGCTCGCGCACGTCGGCTTCGCCGAGGGCATCCTGGTGGCGGAGCGCCTGGCCGGTCTCAAGACCGTCCCGATCGACTACGACGGCGTGCCGAAGGTGACGTACTGCCACCCCGAGGTCGCCTCCGTGGGCATCACCGAGGCCAAGGCCAAGGAGATCTACGGCGCGGACAAGGTCGTCGCCCTCAAGTACAGCCTGGCGGGCAACGGCAAGAGCAAGATCCTCAAGACCGCGGGCGAGATCAAGCTCGTCCAGGTCAAGGACGGTGCCGTGGTCGGCGTCCACATGGTCGGCGACCGCATGGGCGAGCAGGTCGGCGAAGCCCAGCTGATCTACAACTGGGAAGCGCTGCCGGCCGAGGTCGCCCAGCTCATCCACGCCCACCCGACGCAGAACGAGGCGATGGGCGAGGCCCACCTGGCCCTCGCAGGCAAGCCTCTCCACTCCCACGACTGA
- the sucB gene encoding 2-oxoglutarate dehydrogenase, E2 component, dihydrolipoamide succinyltransferase, translating into MAVSVSLPALGESVTEGTVTRWLKAEGERVEADEPLLEVSTDKVDTEIPSPAAGILASIKVAEDETVEVGAELAVIDDGSGDAGGSAAPAQEEAPASPAQEEAPAQEAPQQEAPAQAEAPAAPAPSGGSAEGTDVTLPALGESVTEGTVTRWLKEVGEEVSEDEPLLEVSTDKVDTEIPSPAAGVLLEIVVGEDETAEVGAKLAVIGAPGAAPAPAKEEAPAAPAQQEAPKQEAPKQEAPKQEAAPAPAQPAAPAQPAAPPQPAAPAAQPAAPAQPAAAAPAAPAAPASPSDDGAYVTPLVRKLANEHGVSLGDVKGTGVGGRIRKQDVIAAAEAKKSAPAPAAAPAASKSPALEASPLRGQTVKMTRMRKVIGDNMMKALHSQAQLTSVVEVDITKLMKLRAKAKDSFAAREGVKLSPMPFFVKAAAQALKAHPVVNARINDDEGTITYFDSENIGIAVDAEKGLMTPVIKGAGDLNIAGISKKTAELAGKARGGGLTPDDMSGATFTVSNTGSRGALFDTVIVPPNQAAILGIGATVKRPVVINHPDLGETIAVRDMTYLSLSYDHRLVDGADAARYLTTVKAILEAGEFEVELGL; encoded by the coding sequence ATGGCGGTTTCCGTATCCCTTCCGGCGCTCGGCGAGAGCGTCACCGAGGGCACTGTCACCCGTTGGCTGAAGGCCGAGGGCGAGCGCGTCGAGGCCGACGAGCCGTTGCTCGAGGTCTCGACCGACAAGGTCGACACCGAGATCCCCTCCCCTGCCGCGGGCATCCTGGCCTCCATCAAGGTCGCCGAGGACGAGACCGTCGAGGTCGGCGCCGAGCTGGCCGTCATCGACGACGGCTCCGGCGACGCGGGCGGCTCCGCCGCTCCGGCGCAGGAGGAGGCCCCGGCCTCCCCCGCCCAGGAGGAGGCCCCGGCTCAGGAGGCCCCGCAGCAGGAGGCCCCGGCCCAGGCCGAGGCGCCCGCCGCCCCCGCCCCGTCCGGCGGCTCCGCCGAGGGCACCGACGTCACGCTGCCCGCACTGGGCGAGTCGGTCACCGAGGGCACCGTCACCCGTTGGCTGAAGGAGGTCGGCGAGGAGGTCTCGGAGGACGAGCCCCTGCTCGAGGTCTCCACGGACAAGGTCGACACCGAGATCCCCTCCCCGGCCGCGGGCGTGCTGCTCGAGATCGTCGTGGGCGAGGACGAGACCGCTGAGGTCGGCGCCAAGCTCGCCGTCATCGGCGCTCCCGGTGCCGCTCCGGCCCCGGCCAAGGAGGAGGCCCCGGCCGCCCCCGCGCAGCAGGAGGCCCCCAAGCAGGAGGCCCCCAAGCAGGAGGCCCCCAAGCAGGAGGCCGCCCCGGCTCCCGCGCAGCCTGCTGCCCCCGCTCAGCCTGCCGCCCCGCCGCAGCCCGCCGCCCCGGCCGCTCAGCCCGCGGCTCCGGCCCAGCCCGCCGCGGCTGCTCCGGCCGCGCCCGCCGCCCCGGCTTCCCCGTCGGACGACGGCGCGTACGTCACGCCGCTGGTCCGCAAGCTCGCGAACGAGCACGGCGTGAGCCTCGGGGACGTCAAGGGCACCGGCGTCGGTGGCCGCATCCGCAAGCAGGACGTCATCGCGGCCGCCGAGGCCAAGAAGTCGGCTCCGGCTCCGGCCGCCGCCCCGGCAGCCTCGAAGTCCCCGGCCCTGGAGGCCTCTCCCCTCCGCGGCCAGACGGTCAAGATGACCCGCATGCGCAAGGTCATCGGCGACAACATGATGAAGGCGCTGCACTCGCAGGCCCAGCTGACCTCGGTCGTCGAGGTCGACATCACGAAGCTGATGAAGCTGCGCGCCAAGGCGAAGGACTCGTTCGCGGCTCGTGAGGGCGTCAAGCTCTCCCCGATGCCGTTCTTCGTCAAGGCCGCCGCCCAGGCGCTGAAGGCCCACCCGGTCGTCAACGCCCGGATCAACGACGACGAGGGCACCATCACGTACTTCGACTCGGAGAACATCGGCATCGCCGTTGACGCCGAGAAGGGTCTGATGACGCCGGTCATCAAGGGTGCGGGCGATCTGAACATCGCCGGTATCTCCAAGAAGACCGCCGAGCTGGCCGGCAAGGCCCGTGGCGGTGGCCTCACCCCGGACGACATGTCCGGCGCCACCTTCACGGTCTCCAACACCGGTTCGCGCGGTGCCCTGTTCGACACGGTCATCGTGCCGCCGAACCAGGCCGCGATCCTCGGCATCGGTGCCACGGTGAAGCGTCCGGTCGTCATCAACCACCCGGACCTCGGCGAGACCATCGCCGTCCGTGACATGACGTACCTCTCGCTCTCCTACGACCACCGTCTGGTGGACGGCGCGGACGCCGCCCGTTACCTGACCACGGTCAAGGCGATCCTGGAGGCCGGCGAGTTCGAGGTCGAGCTCGGCCTGTAG